One segment of Anguilla anguilla isolate fAngAng1 chromosome 1, fAngAng1.pri, whole genome shotgun sequence DNA contains the following:
- the LOC118215436 gene encoding membrane-spanning 4-domains subfamily A member 4A-like isoform X3, whose product MARSSALGNFLKGDTKALGTVQIMIGVLHVLFGIVMATSGESNGVYLVLFFCGGLIYISSGALSVAANNNLNKCLVRGALGMNIISTITAGIAIILFSLDFVIMKRYYCYGSEESFPYYDDTRCALQTRSQGMTGVLLVFSILEFIISICVSAFACRAVCDCSTEQVVYMAPTSNQIASENLLSTAPNTYQTTISPILGQTVMGSMQTEKPPQYDEVLP is encoded by the exons ATGGCCAGATCCTCTGCTTTGGGAAACTTTCTGAAAGGAGATACAAAGGCACTGGGG acaGTGCAAATAATGATTGGAGTGCTGCATGTGTTATTTGGCATCGTAATGGCCACCTCTGGTGAAAGCAATGGTGTTTaccttgtgctttttttctgtggaggACTTATT TACATTTCCTCGGGAGCTTTGAGTGTTGCTGCTAACAACAATCTCAACAAATGCCTG GTGAGAGGAGCACTTGGGATGAACATCATCAGCACCATCACTGCTGGCATTGCAATAATCCTTTTCTCTCTGGACTTTGTTATTATGAAGAGATATTACTGCTATGGCAGTGAGGAGTCATTTCCCTACTACGATGACACTCGATGTGCGCTTCAg ACCAGGTCACAGGGGATGACAggagtgctgctggttttctccaTCCTGGAGTTCATCATCTCCATCTGTGTGTCAGCATTCGcctgcagagcagtgtgtgactgCTCCACAGAG caaGTGGTATATATGGCACCCACAAGCAATCAAATTGCATCAGAAAATCTTCTCAGCACAGCACCAAATACTTATCAG ACGACAATTTCACCCATTTTGGGCCAAACTGTGATGGGCAGCATGCAAACAGAGAAGCCTCCTCAATATGATGAAGTCCTTCCTTGA
- the LOC118215436 gene encoding membrane-spanning 4-domains subfamily A member 4A-like isoform X2 translates to MVAFTLDIYCVVPGLILTVRSLLIKNFWAHLNEGTTCKMASSAASGFVVVTQVYPQQSGPTAPAFCTTSHVSSALGKFLKGDPKALGTVQIMIGVLNILFGITMAVYADSIGVYSGIVFWGALIYISSGALSVAANNKLNKCRVRGALGMNIISTITAGIAIILFSLDFVIMKRYYCYGSEESFPYYDDTRCALQTRSQGMTGVLLVFSILEFIISICVSAFACRAVCDCSTETTISPILGQTVMGSMQTEKPPQYDEVLP, encoded by the exons ATGGTTGCGTTCACGTTGGATATTTACTGCGTAGTTCCTGGGCTGATTTTAACAGTAAGAAGCTTGCTCATTAAAAATTTCTGGGCTCATTTGAACG AGGGCACTACTTGTAAAATGGCCAGCTCAGCAGCTAGTGGATTTGTGGTCGTCACCCAGGTGTACCCTCAGCAAAGTGGTCCTACTGCACCAGCTTTCTGCACTACCTCACATGTTTCCTCTGCATTGGGAAAGTTTCTGAAAGGAGATCCAAAGGCACTGGGG ACAGTGCAAATAATGATTGGAGTGCTGAACATATTATTTGGCATCACAATGGCCGTCTATGCTGACAGCATTGGTGTTTACTCTGGGATTGTTTTCTGGGGAGCGCTTATT TACATTTCCTCAGGAGCTCTGAGTGTTGCTGCGAACAACAAACTGAACAAATGCCGG GTGAGAGGAGCACTTGGGATGAACATCATCAGCACCATCACTGCTGGCATTGCAATAATCCTTTTCTCTCTGGACTTTGTTATTATGAAGAGATATTACTGCTATGGCAGTGAGGAGTCATTTCCCTACTACGATGACACTCGATGTGCGCTTCAg ACCAGGTCACAGGGGATGACAggagtgctgctggttttctccaTCCTGGAGTTCATCATCTCCATCTGTGTGTCAGCATTCGcctgcagagcagtgtgtgactgCTCCACAGAG ACGACAATTTCACCCATTTTGGGCCAAACTGTGATGGGCAGCATGCAAACAGAGAAGCCTCCTCAATATGATGAAGTCCTTCCTTGA
- the LOC118215436 gene encoding membrane-spanning 4-domains subfamily A member 4A-like isoform X1 produces the protein MVAFTLDIYCVVPGLILTVRSLLIKNFWAHLNEGTTCKMASSAASGFVVVTQVYPQQSGPTAPAFCTTSHVSSALGKFLKGDPKALGTVQIMIGVLNILFGITMAVYADSIGVYSGIVFWGALIYISSGALSVAANNKLNKCRVRGALGMNIISTITAGIAIILFSLDFVIMKRYYCYGSEESFPYYDDTRCALQTRSQGMTGVLLVFSILEFIISICVSAFACRAVCDCSTEQVVYMAPTSNQIASENLLSTAPNTYQTTISPILGQTVMGSMQTEKPPQYDEVLP, from the exons ATGGTTGCGTTCACGTTGGATATTTACTGCGTAGTTCCTGGGCTGATTTTAACAGTAAGAAGCTTGCTCATTAAAAATTTCTGGGCTCATTTGAACG AGGGCACTACTTGTAAAATGGCCAGCTCAGCAGCTAGTGGATTTGTGGTCGTCACCCAGGTGTACCCTCAGCAAAGTGGTCCTACTGCACCAGCTTTCTGCACTACCTCACATGTTTCCTCTGCATTGGGAAAGTTTCTGAAAGGAGATCCAAAGGCACTGGGG ACAGTGCAAATAATGATTGGAGTGCTGAACATATTATTTGGCATCACAATGGCCGTCTATGCTGACAGCATTGGTGTTTACTCTGGGATTGTTTTCTGGGGAGCGCTTATT TACATTTCCTCAGGAGCTCTGAGTGTTGCTGCGAACAACAAACTGAACAAATGCCGG GTGAGAGGAGCACTTGGGATGAACATCATCAGCACCATCACTGCTGGCATTGCAATAATCCTTTTCTCTCTGGACTTTGTTATTATGAAGAGATATTACTGCTATGGCAGTGAGGAGTCATTTCCCTACTACGATGACACTCGATGTGCGCTTCAg ACCAGGTCACAGGGGATGACAggagtgctgctggttttctccaTCCTGGAGTTCATCATCTCCATCTGTGTGTCAGCATTCGcctgcagagcagtgtgtgactgCTCCACAGAG caaGTGGTATATATGGCACCCACAAGCAATCAAATTGCATCAGAAAATCTTCTCAGCACAGCACCAAATACTTATCAG ACGACAATTTCACCCATTTTGGGCCAAACTGTGATGGGCAGCATGCAAACAGAGAAGCCTCCTCAATATGATGAAGTCCTTCCTTGA